GCTGCAGGTGGTAAGGTAGAGGTTCTATAGTGGGACTTGTTACCGCAGTTAGAAATATTTTAAAAATCCCAGAATTAAGAGCAAGAGTTTTATTTACTCTTTCAATGCTCACGGTTTTTAGGATAGGTGCTCATATACCAACTCCAGGAATAGATGGAGAGGCACTTAGCAAGTTTTTAACTGAACGTGGTGGAGCAGTGATGGGCTTTTTTGATATTTTTACAGGTGGTGCCCTTTCCAAGGTTACAATTTTTGCTCTTGGAGTAATGCCATATATAAGTGCATCAATTATTTTTCAACTTTTGACTGTTGTTATTCCATCACTTGCGAAACTTGCTAAAGAAGGAGAAGAAGGCAGAAAAAAAATAACAGTATATACAAGATATGCTACCATTGTTATAGCGGCGATTCAGGGATTTGGGATATCTATCGGGCTAGAGAGCATGGGTGGTGGACAGTTTATTCAAGAGCCTGGGTTGTCTTTCAGAATTGTAACGATGATCACGCTTACAGCAGGAACTGCCTTTTTAATGTGGCTTGGCGAACAGATAACCGAACGAGGCATTGGAAATGGTATTTCACTGATTATATTTGCAGGAATAGTTGCTAGATTCCCAAATGCAATATTTTACACATATAATCTTGTTAAGACAGGTGAGTTATCTATATTTTTCGTGCTCGCTTTAGTAGTTATTATGGTTGCAGTTGTAGCAGGAATTATATTTATTGAAAGAGCACAGAGAAGAATTCCAATTCAGTATGCAAAGAGAGTTGTTGGAAGAAAGATGTATGGCGGATATACAACATATCTTCCATTAAAGATTAATTCTGCTG
This sequence is a window from Thermodesulfovibrio thiophilus DSM 17215. Protein-coding genes within it:
- the secY gene encoding preprotein translocase subunit SecY, whose translation is MGLVTAVRNILKIPELRARVLFTLSMLTVFRIGAHIPTPGIDGEALSKFLTERGGAVMGFFDIFTGGALSKVTIFALGVMPYISASIIFQLLTVVIPSLAKLAKEGEEGRKKITVYTRYATIVIAAIQGFGISIGLESMGGGQFIQEPGLSFRIVTMITLTAGTAFLMWLGEQITERGIGNGISLIIFAGIVARFPNAIFYTYNLVKTGELSIFFVLALVVIMVAVVAGIIFIERAQRRIPIQYAKRVVGRKMYGGYTTYLPLKINSAGVIPPIFASSVLMFPATIAGFIAVPWVQALAKQMAPGSFLHALLYVGLIIFFTYFYTAVIYNPVEIADNLQKNGGYITGVRPGQKTSEYIYRVLSRLTFIGAIYLSAVCVLPEILIAKFKVPFYFGGTSLLIAVGVALDTVSQIETHMISRSYEGFFKKFRIKGRKD